The region taccacatcaacAAAGGTAAACGTAAATAATCACATGAGTGAGCAGGTGCActggtgttcctattaaagtgtgtgtgtgtgtgcatgcgcgaatgtgtgtgtatctacgCAATCTGTAGTGCTCTGGTCCCCAGCACTCTGGCTCTCTCATATTTGGTCATGTACGGTGTAGTGATCCGCTTCTGATTGGCCTGCTGTCCTTCTCCTGCTGGGAGAATCTGTACGTTCTCCTgatcctcctacacacacacacacacacacacacacacacacacaaacacaaacacacacacaaacacacacacacacacacacacacacacacacacacacacacaggagtctACACTGAACTGCAGGTTGTTAGTAATAATAACTAAACTGATGGACTGAGAATAAAACTTACATCCTCCACATTTTCCAGGTCGTCCAAACCTTCATCCTCCTCCACATCATCAAAATCTCCATCATCAAAActgttaataacaaaaacacacacacacacgcacgcacacacacagtgattttaatattaaataatcacCATGTTTAATGATTCGTAccctttaaatattataatgttttaataaactaaAGAAAAGCCTTTGATCTTAACGACGACCTGCAGACACATCTTTAAGGTCTCCACAGGNNNNNNNNNNNNNNNNNNNNNNNNNNNNNNNNNNNNNNNNNNNNNNNNNNNNNNNNNNNNNNNNNNNNNNNNNNNNNNNNNNNNNNNNNNNNNNNNNNNNNNNNNNNNNNNNNNNNNNNNNNNNNNNNNNNNNNNNNNNNNNNNNNNNNNNNNNNNNNNNNNNNNNNNNNNNNNNNNNNNNNNNNNNNNNNNNNNNNNNNNNNNNNNNNNNNNNNNNNNNNNNNNNNNNNNNNNNNNNNNNNNNNNNNNNNNNNNNNNNNNNNNNNNNNNNNNNNNNNNNNNNNNNNNNNNNNNNNNNNNNNNNNNNNNNNNNNNNNNNNNNNNNNNNNNNNNNNNNNNNNNNNNNNNNNNNNNNNNNNNNNNNNNNNNNNNNNNNNNNNNNNNNNNNNNNNNNNNNNNNNNNNNNNNNNNNNNNNNNNNNNNNNNNNNNNNNNNNNNNNNNNNNNNNNNNNNNNNNNNNNNNNNNNNNNNNNNNNNNNNNNNNNNNNNNNNNNNNNNNNGGGGCGTCTCTGGGTAAGGAGGGGCGTCACTGGGTAAGGAAGGGCGTCTCTGGGGTGATGGACATGGGACCACCTACATGCAGAATTGACTGAACACTGGATCTTGATACCGTGTCCCCTGTATGGTTGAGGGGTCTATTAGAGCTTTAGTAGTGATACAGAGTTGTTGTTGACTCTAGAGGACACTTTGTGCTTCCACACACATAGATCATGACTGAGTTCTTTCCTCTTGTCCGTAGTGACAGTGAGTGAGGATTTACACCTATTTACACCTTTGTAACACAATCAGGCCTAAACTCATTACTGTCACTGGTGTGAAACCAAGTGCAGCTTCACAAGAGAAGcttcacatacacatatacacacatctatacacacaaacacatacacatgtacacacatataaacacacgtGTGTATCAGTATAAATCATCAGATTCAGTCCATTACAGGAGatttttacacactttaataATCACATtcaacactgatacacagacacacactctctctctctctctctctctctcacacacacacacacacacacacacacacacacacacacacacacacacacacacacacacacacacacacacacacacacacacacacacacacacacacacactctcactcacaacACATTTCTactagtttatatatttaaccGAGTTCATTTTCATAACACAACATAAACGACACTTACTTGTCTTCgttatcagacattttctaatataaataaagagtTAAACTGcggaacagaaaataaacagtaatttgCTCTAACACTGGACACACGCCGGGAGGAGGAGTAAACTTCCGCCTGCTTCACACGGACTTCCGGTTGTTGGTTCCGCATAATATCTCCGGGTAAAAACTTTGTCTTTAACACTAGAGTTCCACAACACAGTGTGTTATAATGACTTATTCCTCCCCCTAATAAAGTCACACTGACTTTCACCatctacacacatttacacctcaTTTTATCGGTTAGATTTAATATGTACCAGTGATTTGTGCTCATTGTATAATAAGGTTATCGGTTGTAAATGTGCAAtagtctttaaaataaaagtcagaatcagaaaggtctttattgccaagtaagttttcacatacgaggattttgttctagtacagaagctccacagtgtaacaggatGACATTgataagacatgaacacatataaTAGACAGTATTAtgtacagtgaaaaaaaaaagaatgtgcaaattgaaatatagatgtgcagattaaaatataaatgagtaCATTTAAACAATGTAACAATAGGGTTTGTTCAGTGTatgtgttcatcagatgtatgttaagtgttcatcagatggattgacTCCTATAGCTGGTTGTTTTGGTGCttagggctctgtagcgtcgactaAGAACAACTTATTTCCTTCAGTCATAACCCTATTAACAAGCAGCTTGTCTTTGTTTTCAGTATTGAAATTATAGAATAAATTAAATTCCTAAATTCAGCAAGCTCTTAAACTGCACAAATACATCACTTGGTTTttctataaaacacatttatctgaGTGCTGTATACAGTCAATAAGGGACTGCATTAtattctgcagcatctggacagaccagggacttatgtgaggatcctgtttgtggacttcagctctgcctttaacaccaccatcccatcactccttcagcccaaactaacccagctctctgtgccctcctctgtctgtcagtggatcaccagctttctcacagacaggcagcagctagtgcgactgggaaaactcaaatctagcacccgcaccatcagcactagTGTCCCCcagggttgtgtcctctccccactgctcttctctctgtacacggatgactgcacctctaatgacccctctgtcaagctcctgaagtttgcagacgacaccacactgatcggcctcatccaggacggtgacaaGTATGCctggaggttgaacggctggctgtctggtgcagtcttaacaacctggagctgaacatgctcaagacagtggagatgatcgtggacttcaggagaaacccccctgctctccccccactcaccatcatggacagcattgtcacAGCAGAgaagtcattcagattcctgggaaccacaatctcccaggacctgaagtgggacattcacattgactccattgtgaaaaaggctcagcagaggttgtacttccttcaccagctgaagaagttcaacctgcctcaggatctgctgaaacagttctacactgcaatcatcGAATCCACCCTCTGCacctcagtgactgtttggttcagctcagctacccaatccgacctcaggagactacagagggaaGTCcagactgctgagcgaatcattggcacaactctccccactctccaagatctgtacttctccagagtgagcaaaagggcaaagtcaatcactctggacccctcacatccagcacactcactcactctggacccctcacacccagcacactccctcactctggacccctcacatccagcacactcactctggacccctcacatccagcacactcactctggacccctcacatccagcacactcactcactctggacccctcacgtccagcacactcactctggacagCTCACtaccagcacactccctcactctagacccctcacatccagcacactccctcactctggacccctcacatctagcacactcactctggacccctcacatccagcacactcactctggacagCTCACTACctgcacactcactctggacccctcacatccagcacactcactcactctggacccctcacatccagcacactcactcactctggacccctcaaaTCCAgtacactcactctggacccctcacatccagcacactccctcattctggacccctcacatccagcacactcactctttgaactgttgccatctggtcgtcgctccagagccctgagcaccagaacgaccagacataagaacagtttcttccctcaggcaatccatctgatgaacacttaacatacacagaacacacaacactattctta is a window of Tachysurus vachellii isolate PV-2020 chromosome 3, HZAU_Pvac_v1, whole genome shotgun sequence DNA encoding:
- the polr2f gene encoding DNA-directed RNA polymerases I, II, and III subunit RPABC2, producing the protein MSDNEDNFDDGDFDDVEEDEGLDDLENVEDEDQENVQILPAGEGQQANQKRITTPYMTKYERARVLGTRALQIAMCAPVMVELEGETDPLQIAMKELKGRKIPIIIRRYLPDGSYEDWGCDELIITD